A region of the Myxococcus stipitatus DSM 14675 genome:
ACGGCGGGTCCATCACGTATGCGCCGCGCGCCGGTGCCGGAGCACGCTTCGTGATTCAGCTCCCCACGTCGTCACAGGAGGGGCCCGATGCGACGCTACCTCCTGCTGGATGACAACCAGGCGTTGGCGGAGAACCTCGCGGAGATTCTTCGCGACGAGGGACACCAGGCCACCGTGGTGGGCACCGGCGACGAGGCCCTGCGCGCGGTGGGGACCACCCGCTTCGACGCGCTCGTGACGGACATGCGCATGCCCGGCATGAGCGGCGCGGACGCGGTTCGGCGCATCCGGCGGCTGGACCCGGGACTTGCCGCCGTGGTCGTCACGGCCTACCCCGGCGAGGACGACCTGGAGACGGCCCGGCGCGAGGGCCTGCTCGCGGTGCTCCCCAAGCCCGTGCCCATCTCCACGCTGATGGACCTGCTGGCCAATGCGCGCAGGGACGGGCTGGTGGTGGTGGCGGAGGACGACCCGGCGCTGAGCGACAACCTCGCGGAGGTGCTGCGGGCGCGGGGCTTCTCCTGTGTGACGGTAGCCTCGGTGTTGGATACGGACCACCTGTCGTGCACCGCGCCCTTCGCGGCGCTGGTGGACCTGCGCATGCCCGGCGGGCCGGATGGCGAGGCCTTCCGCAAGCTGCGCGAGCGCTACCCGAGCCTGCCCACCTTCGTCATGACGGCATGGCCGGACCTGGCGCCGCGGGGCGTGGGCGTCGATGTCTTCCCCAAGCCCTTCGACACGGGTGCGCTCGTGGGCGCGCTGGAGTCGGCACACGCTTCACGAGCATGAGCGAGCCCATGACCCTGTCTCCCTCGCGTGTCCTGGTCGTCGATGACAACGCGGCGTTCCTCGACAACCTCGATGAGCTGCTGGGCGACGCGGGCTACGCCGTGCGCGCGGCGTCGACGTGTCGGGCCGCGCGGGAGAAGGCTCGCGACGGCTTCGACGTGGCGCTGGTGGACCTGCGCCTCCCGGACGGAGATGGGACGGCGCTGGCGGCGGAGCTGAAGGCGGGGTCCCCGGACTCGGAGGTGGTGCTGCTCACGGGCTTCGCCACGCTGGAGACGGCGGTGGCGGCGGTGCGCGCCGGGGCGTGTGCGTACCTCATGAAGCCGTGTGCGCCGCGCGAGCTGCTCCTCACGCTGGAGCAGGCGATGCGGCAGGTGCGGCTGCACGCGGAGAAGCGCGAGCTGGCGCGGCGCGCGCAAGTGACGGAGAAGCTGGCCGCCGTGGGGACGATGACTGCGGGGCTGTCTCACGAGATTCGCAACCCGCTCAACGCCGCGGCCTTGCAGCTCTCCGTGCTGGAGCGCCGCGTGCGCAGGTTGGCGGATGCCCAACAGGGCACGTTGCTGGAGCCCTTGCTGTTGGTGCGCGACGAGATTCGCCGGCTCGACCACATCCTGGAGGACTTCCTCCAGTTCGCCCGGCCCCGTGAGTTCCGCCCGGGCTCCGTGGACGTGAAGGCCCTGGTTCGCCGGGTGGTGGACCTGCTGAGCGGTCAGGCCGAGACGCGGAAGGTGACGCTGACGCAGGTGGTGCCGGACGCCGCGCTGCCGTCGCTCGCCGGAGAGGAGGAGCGGCTTCGTCAGGTGCTCATCAACCTGTGCCTCAACGCGCTGGAGTCGACCCCCACGGGCGGGCAGGTGACGCTGGCGGCGGGCGCGGAGGACACGCGCGTCTGGCTCACCGTGGATGACACGGGGGCCGGGGTCCCGGAGGCGATGAGAGATCGCATCTTCGAGCCCTTCTTCACCACCAAGGCCCAGGGCTCCGGGCTGGGGCTCCCCATCGTCCACGCCATCGTCACGCAGCACGGCGGGACGCTGGAGGTGGGCACGGCGCCGGGTGGAGGCGCTCGCTTCATCCTGCGGCTCCCCGTGGCGCGCTAGCGTCAGGCCCGCGCGCGCACCGGGAGCCGAGCCTCAGAAGCCGAGGGGCGGCGTCACGAGGCTGGCCGCGGAGACGCTCGCGCAGAGGACGCAGGCGTTCTGGCTGGAGCCATCCGCGCGCGTTCCCGGAACGTCCGCGCGGGCGAACCGGCGCTGCTCCTCGACACCGCCACCGGGCTCGTTCGTGAACCAGATGTCGAAGTCGTAGTGGACGGGGACGGGCTTGCCGTCGAGGGTGGCCGGCGCGTAGCGCCACGTGGTCAGCGTGCGGATGATGCCCTCTTCCAGCCCGGAGAGGCCCTGCAGCGACTTGCAGTCCGTGACGGAGCCGTCGGTGGTGATGGTGCAGCGGGTCACCACGACGCCCTTGGGGACGGCGGACACCCGCGAGCGGATGTTCTGCGTCAGGTCGGCGAAGTTGAGGCGCGCACCCGAGACGAAGCGGGGCGGGGTGATGCCGGGCCCCAGCGTGAAGATGCCGTCCTCCGAGGGCATGGGCGCGGGCGGCTGCGCCAGCTCGAGGAGGGGCTCGATGACCGGCGCGGGCACGGGCGCGGGGGCGGCCTCGGCGACCTCGACGGGAGGCGGAGGCGGGGACTGGGGCTCCTCCTCGGCGACGGCGATGGCCACCGCGGGCTCCGCCTCGAGCGGATACGGTGTCCGAGACAGCTCCGTCCGGGCGATTCCCTCCGTGTCGGGGATGAGCAGCGCTGCCGGGGGCGGCGGGACCCCGCGGGGCTTCTGGGGCGAAGGCTTCGCGGAGAGGCGCACCGGCGACTTGCCGGGGCTGGTGTTGACGGCCGCCGGGAACACCTTCGGGAGCGGCGCGAGGAGGGGCCGGGGACCCGCGGGCTCGTTCATCGCGAAGGCGCGTGGGGGCTGCTGCACGGCGGGCACCGTGGGGAGCGCGAGAATCGGCGGCGTGACGGGAGCCACGGCCATCGCGGGGAGAGGGACCTGTGAGGAACCCAGGGCGACGGCGAGCGCCGCGCCACCCAGGCCGCTGACCAGCCTCCACGGCCGACGAGGAGCATGACTCTCGGGGACACCCAACAGGCGGCGGATGCGCGACAGCAAGGAACCACCATTCGCGCCAAGCGCGGGCACGGGGGAAGGGGATGCACGAACCTGCTCGATGTGGGCGAGGGCTCGGGCGTAGAGGACCGCGTCGCCGCAGGACCGCACGGCCAGGTCATCCGCGCAGTGCTCGCGCTCCTCGCGGATGCGGTGGGACAACCACCAGACAGCGGGGTGGTAGAACAGGAAGGTCTCGACCAGCGCCTGGAGCAGGTTCACCAGGTAGTCGTGGCGCTGGATGTGCGCCAGCTCGTGGGAGAGCACCGCCTCGAGCTGCGCGGGCGTCAGCCCCACGACGGCGCCCGCGGGGACGAGGATGAGCGGACGCCACAGGCCGATGACCTGGGGAACGTCCACGCGAACCGAGGCCAGCAGGCGGATGGGGCGCGTCAGCTTCATGCGCGAGAGCGCCTGCTCCAGGGCCCGCGTCCACGCGGCGGCGGGCTCCTGCGTGTGCAGGCGCGACATGCGCTGAGCGGCGTACCAGGACACGAGCGTCCTCGCGGAGAGGAGCAGCACGCCGCAGCACCACGCCGGAAGCAGCCAGTGCCGGGGCAGCTGCAGCCAGGAGGGGCTGGCCACCACCGCCTCTCGCGCCGCGGTGTCCACCAGCAGGGTGGTGCTGGCGCGAGTCACCGGGAGGAGCGGCTCGGACAACGGGCCCATCGCCGCCACCGGCCCCAGGCCCTCCAGCACCGCGCCCAGGAACGTGACGAGGGGGAGCACCGCCATGGTCAGCAGGCCCAGGCACGCGACGACATAGCGTCCATGGGCGGACCGGCGCGACATCAAGGCCATCACCCCAGCCGTCACCAACGCCACCGCCGCTCCCTGCCAGACAAAAGCGAGAAGGGCTCGTTCTAGCGAGTCCAGCACGTCCATCACTTCCCCCGCCTCTCGTGCTCGTCCAGCAGCTTCCGAATCTCCGCCAGCTCCTCCGCGGACGTCCGCTTCATCGACAGCGCCTGGGCCACGACGCTGGAGGCGGAGCCACCGAACGCTCGGTCCATCAGGTCGCGCAGCAGGTCGCGCTGGGTGCGCTTCTGGCTGAGGGCCGCCTCGTAGACGTGGGTGCGCTCGGTCTCGTCTCGCTGCACGAGCCCCTTCTCCGTCATGTTCTGCAGGAGCTTGAGGACCGTCGTGTAGCCGGTGTCATTGTCCTGCGTGTCCCGGAGGGACTCATGCACCTGCCGCACGGTGCTGGGCCCGAGCTGCCAGAGCACCCGGAGGATGGCCAGCTCGGCGCGAGTCGGCTGGGGAGGAACGGGCATCATCCGCCGGAGTATTACGACGGGTGTCGTAACTGTCAACGACGGTTGTCGTAGACCTCTCCGCGCGGCGAGGGGACCACGCGGAGGAGGTCAGGGCTCCGCGGCCAGGTCGCTCGCGGACTCGTCGGCCTCCCCCTTCGCCGCCGCGTCCTCGCCTGACGTTCCGTACTCCTTGAGCCGGTACTGAATCTTCCGGACGCTGATGCCCAGCACCTCCGCGGCGCGGGACGTGGAGCCCTGCACCATCTCCAAGGTGCGGAGGATGGCCTCGCGTTCGATGGCCGCGAGCGTGGCGCCGGGGATGAGCGAGCCCTGGCTGGTGCCGCTGGGGCGCGGTCCTCGCAGCACGGGCGGCAGGTCATCCGTCGCCAGCTCGTGGCCCTGGGTGAGCACCACCGCGCGCTCGATGGCGTTCTCCAGCTCGCGGATGTTGCCCGGCCAGTCATGCGCGAGCAGCGCCTGGAGCGTGCCCGGCGCCAGCCCTCGCACCTGCTTGCCGTAGGCGTCGCCGTACTTCTCCAGGAAGTGGTTCACCAGCGCGGGGATGTCGCTCTTGCGGTCCCTCAGGGGCGGCAGCGTCACGCTGACCACGTTGAGGCGGTAGTAGAGGTCCTCGCGGAAGCGGCCGGCCTTCACCTCCGCGGCGAGGTCCCTGTGGGTCGCCGCGACGATGCGCACGTCCACCTTGAGGGTCTGCGTGCCGCCCACGCGCTCCAGCTCGCGCTGCTGGAGCACGCGCAGGAGCTTCACCTGCACGGTGGGGGAGATCTCCCCGATTTCATCCAGGAACAGGGTGCCGCCGTCGGCCAGCTCGAAGCGACCTTCCTTGCGCGCCACCGCGCCGGTGAAGGCGCCCTTCTCGTGGCCGAACAGCTCGCTCTCCAGGAGGCTCTCGGACAGCGCGGCGCAGTGCACGCGGATGAAGGGCTTGTCGCGGCGGGGGGACTCCTGGTGGAGCGCCTGGGCGATGAGCTCCTTGCCCGTGCCGGACTCGCCCAGGATGAGCACCGTGGCGCGGGTGCTCGCGGCGCGGCGGACCACGTCGTAGATGCCCTGGAGCTGGGGCGACTCGCCGATGATGTCGTGGAAGCGCCGCACGCGGGTGCGGACCTGGTCCCTCAGCGCCTCCGCCTCGCGGCGAAGGCTGCGCTTCTCCAGCGCCTTCGACAGCGTGACGAGCACCTGGTCCGCGTCGAGCGGCTTGAGGAGGAAGTTGTCCGCGCCGGACTTCATCGCCTCCACCGCCATCTCCACGCTGGCGAAGGCCGTCATCATCACGAAGGTGGCGTCGCTGCCCTGCTCCCGCGCGGCGCGCAGCAGGCTCAGTCCATCCAGCTTCGGCATGCGCACGTCGGTGAGCACCACCGCGGGAGAGAAGTCCGCGACGCGGGTGAGGGCCTCCTCGCCATCGGCGGCCTCGGCCACCTCGTAGCCTTCCTCGGACAGGATGGTGGCGATGGCTCGGCGGGCGTTGTCCTCATCGTCGACGACCAGGATGCGCTGTGCGGACATGGATGGGGGCTCGGAGGGTCAGGGGAGTGCGAGGCGCGGCGCCGGCCGCGCGTAGGGAGTGGTGTCGGACTGGGGGCGGACGTTCGTGGCCTGGGTGTGCCACGTCTCCACCACCGGCTCGATGCGGGGGAAGATCTGGATGACGGAGCTGGGGAAGCAGTGCGCGGGCAGCTCGGAGAAGAGCAGGCGCACCACGTCCGCTTCCGAGTCCGTGGCCACGGCCACGTGGGGACGAACGATGAGGTCCGTGAGGTGCGGCGGCTGGCCTTGGGCCGCGACGACCCGGGCCACGGCGCTGCTCTGGTAGAAGAGGACGCGCACGCCGGCTTCGCGCGCCCGCTCCAGGAACGCGAGCAGCGTGCGGCCTTCCACCGCGCCCACGAGCAGCGCCTCCGGTGCCCAGCGACCGCTCTCCGGCGTGCCACGCTCGACGAGCGGGAGTCCGATGGGAACGGGGGGCGCATGGTCGCTTGTCAGGACGGCACCGCGTTCGCCCTGCCAGTACAGGCGCGTTTCGTACTCTGTGACGGTAACGGACGTCATGGGCTCTCCCTCCGCCGGGCCGTGCTCCGGCATTGCCCTTTCAACCCGTGTGCCGCGAAGGTGCTTCATGTTGGACCCGGGATTCGTCCTGCGGTCCGGGACGGGAGGGCGAGGGTAGCTCATGGCAGGCCAAACAGACGCAGGACCCACGGTCCCGTCACGCTGACCAGCAGACAACCGGCCACCATGAGGGGAACCCCGAGTCGCAAGAGCTCGGAGGTGTCGAGCCCCTCGCCCGCGGCCATCGCGTTGGGTGGCGTGCTGATGGCGAAGGGGATGCCGAACGCGCACCCCATGGCGACGAGGATGGGCGTGGACGCGGAGGGCTCCACGCTCAGGGCCAGTGGGAGGAGGAGGGCGGCGGTGCCCGTGTTGCTCATCAAGGCCGACAGCACCGCCGCGACGACGACCAGCGCCCCCAGCCGGGCCTCGCGGGGCAGGGCCTCCAGTCGAGCGCCGTCGAGCGCATGCGCCACCAGTCCGGAGTGCTCCAGGAGCTTGCCCAGCGCGAGCCCGCCCGCGATGAGCAGCAGGGTGGACCAATCCAGCCGGCCCAGGTCCTCGCGCCGGAGCAGCCCCGTGCCGAACAGCAGCGCCGTGGCGCCCAGGGCGACCACCGGTGCGGGCACGCCGTGGAGGGGCTCCGTCAGCCAGGCCGCCACGCAGGCGGCGCTCACCGCGAGGACCCGCCGCCCCGAGGGACTCAGCGCCCGCGTCATCGGTGCGGGCAACGTCACCGGCCCCGCCACGCGGAAGCGCAGGAGGATGAGGCCGAAGCCCAGGAGCAGCATCAGCGCGGTGAGGGGCAGCGCGAACGCCATCCAGCCCGCGAAGGTGACGGGGGCGAAGGTGCTGGCCGCGGACACGGCGAGGGCATTCGGCCCGCTGCCCACGGGTGTCGCCATTCCGCCGAGGTTCGCGCCCAGCGCGACGGTCGCCAGCAAGGCGGGCCGCAGGGGCGCGCCGGCCGGAGCGGCGAGCAGCACGGGCCGCAGCGCCGCGAGCATCATCGCCGCGGCGGCCACGTTGGACATCCACATGGACAGGAAGGCCACGCCGCCCATCACCAGGAGGAGCAGCAGCCGGGGCCGGCCCCGAGAGCCGCGCACGACGTGGCGAGCGACCGCGGAGTCGAGGCCGTGTCGCATGGCCGCCACTTCCAGCGTGAAGCCGCCGAGGAAGAGGATGAGCACCGGGTCGGCGCACCACCGGAGCACCGAGGCCAGCTGGTAGTCCGGCGCCAGCGGTCCCAGCACCACGGGCGTGGCCCCGAGCAGGAGCAGGGTGGGAACAAAAGGGGGCACCAGCTCCGACAGCCACAACACCAGGCAGACGCCCGCCACCAGCACCGCGCGCGACGCCACCTCGCCCTGCACACCGAAGCCCGCGACCAGTCCCACCGCGACCAGCCCCACGCCCGCGAGGGCGGGCCGGGTCCAGTGCCGCCGTGAAGCCGGAGCGGCGAGGGCCTCGATGGGCATGGCGGGGGTGGCCTCGGTGTCGGGCATCGAGGCAAGAGGCGGGGACATGGCGGGGATTCACCGTCGCGAGGACGTGGGGAGGGGGAAGCGAACGAGCACCCGCGCCGCGAGGCGTGGGGCCGGGAGGCTCAGGCGTTGAACTCGCGCGCCAGCTCGCGGCGGTCCTTGTCCTCGATGAGGTGCTGCGCGTAGCGCACGAGGTCCGCCTCCGTGAGGATGCCCACCAGCATGCCGTCCGTCGTCACCACCGGCAGGCAGCCGAACTTGTTGCGCAGCATCAGCGCCACCGCTTCGCGCAGCGAGTCGTTGGGCGTCACCGTCGTCACGTCGCGCGTCATGATGTCCGCGGCCCACAAGGGCTGCGCGGCCGGGTCCGATGCGTGCGTGGCCGCGGCCCTCAACAAGTCCCGGTGCGTGACGAGCCCCACGAGCTTGCCCTGGCGCGTGACGGGCAGATGCCGGATGCGGTGCATGCTCAGCAACTCCTCCGCCTTGCCCAGGTTCTGCGTCTCCTTGAGCGTGACCACCTCGCGTGTCATCAGCTCTCCGACGATTTTCATGAGTGGCGCTCTTTCCGTTCGGTGGTTCTCCGGCGGGCCATTGCAGGACGAGGGCCAGACCGGCTTCGCTCGGGGAACGGTGATTCCGGCGTCCTGCGCGCGCAAGGTTTGCGCCCTTGGGATGGGCTCCGCAGTTCTTGCGCGAGGAGTGTTCACTGGAGGGCCCCAGGCTCCGCCTCCGGGTGGGTTGAACCCCGGTGCGGTGTGGGCTAGATGCTCACCCAGTCGCTAGGGGTGCCCCTCGAGAGGGGCTGAGACGGCCGCGCGGCGCGGCCAACCCTTGGAACCTGAACCGGGTCATACCGGCGGAGGGAAGCGGCATGGAGCCCACAGCCTGGGCTCCGTCTGCCTTCCCGCCCGTCCTCGAGGAGTTGAGTGATGAGCGGAGCATCCAAGAGCCTGAAGGTCGATGGGAAGGTCCTGGAGGGCATCAGTCGAGGCCCCCTGCCGGCCTCCCGCAAGGTGTTCGTGAGCGGGACGCTGCACCCCGACGTGCGCGTGCCCCTGAGGGAAATCAGCCAGACGCCCACGCGGCACGGCCATGGACCGGACGCGCGGGAGACGGCGAATCCCCCCGTGCATGTCTATGACTCCAGCGGTCCGTACACGGACCCCGCGGCGGACATCGACCTGCGCCGGGGCCTGCCGGCGGCGCGCGAGGCGTGGATCCTCCGTCGCGGCGACACGGAGGAGCTGGCCGGCATCACCTCCAAGTACGGCAAGGAGCGTGAGGAGGACCCTCGGCTGGCGGGGCTGCGCTTCGGCCACCGGCGCAAGCCGCGGGTGGCGCGCGCGGGGAGCAACGTCACGCAGCTCCACTACGCACGCAAGGGCATCATCACCCCGGAGATGGAGTACGTGGCCGTGCGCGAGAACCTGCGCGTGGAGGCCTCGCTCGCCGCGCAGCACCCGGGACACTCCTGGGGCGCGTCCATCCCCAAGGTCATCACGCCGGAGTTCGTGCGCGACGAGGTGGCCCGAGGCCGCGCCATCATCCCCGCGAACATCAACCACCCGGAGGTGGAGCCGATGATCATCGGCCGCAACTTCCTGGTGAAGATCAACGCCAACATCGGCAACTCCGCCGTCACGTCCTCCATCGAGGAAGAGGTGGAGAAGATGGTGTGGTCCATCCGCTGGGGCGCGGACACGGTGATGGACCTGTCCACCGGCCGGAACATCCACGAGACGCGTGAGTGGATCCTGCGCAACGCGCCGGTGCCCATCGGCACGGTGCCCATCTACCAGGCGCTGGAGAAGGTCGGCGGCAAGGCGGAGGAGCTCACCTGGGACATCTACCGCGACACGCTCATCGAGCAGGCCGAGCAGGGCGTGGACTACTTCACCATCCACGCCGGCGTGCTGCTGCGCTACGTGCCGCTCACCGCGAAGCGCCTGACAGGCATCGTCAGCCGAGGCGGCTCCATCCTCGCGAAGTGGTGCCTGGCCCACCACCAGGAGAACTTCCTCTACACGCACTTCGACGAGATCTGCGAGATCATGAAGGCGTACGACGTCAGCTTCAGCCTGGGAGACGGGCTGCGGCCGGGCTCCATCGCCGACGCGAACGACGCGGCGCAGTTCGGCGAGCTGGAGACGCTGGGCGAGCTGACGAAGATCGCCTGGAAGCACGACGTGCAGACGATGATTGAAGGCCCGGGCCACGTGCCCATGCACCTCATCCAGGAGAACATGACCAAGCAGCTCGCCGTGTGCGGCGAGGCGCCGTTCTACACGCTGGGGCCCCTCACCACGGACATCGCGCCGGGGTATGACCACTTCACCAGTGGCATCGGCGCGGCGATGATCGGCTGGTTCGGCACCGCGATGCTCTGCTACGTGACGCCGAAGGAGCACCTGGGCCTGCCGGACCGCGATGACGTGAAGGAAGGCGTCATCACGTACAAGATCGCCGCCCACGCCGCGGACCTGGCCAAGGGGCACCCGGGGGCACAAGCGCGTGACAATGCGCTGTCCAAGGCCCGCTTCGAGTTCCGGTGGGAGGACCAGTTCAACCTCGCCCTGGACCCCGAGCGCGCCCGCGCCTTCCACGACGAGACGCTCCCCGCGGAGGGCGCCAAGGTCGCCCACTTCTGCTCGATGTGTGGCCCGCAGTTCTGCTCGATGAAGATCACCCAGGAGGTGCGCGACTACGCCGCGAAGACAGGCGTCTCCGAGTCGGCCGCGCTCGACCAGGGGCTGGAGCAGAAGAGCGAGGAATTCAAGAAGACGGGTGCGGAGTTGTATCGCTGAGTCGGAGTGCCTCGGGCCCGGGTGCCGGGTCCGAGGGCATCAAACGACCTGGAACATCACCTGTCCGAGACGTGACAATTCGAGGCCGTGCATGCGATGGTAGGTGCGCATGGGTGCGGCATTCGCGCCCTCGACGAATATCGGGAGGGAGACTTCATGGAGACTCCACCGCGGGAGCAGATGGGTTCGTACATCACGGGATCGCCGATGCTGACGCAGGATGAGAAGACGATGGGGCTGGTCGCGCACATCGGCAGCATCCTCGGCAACTTCGTGGGGCTGGGTTTCGCTGTTCCGCTGGTGCTGATGCTGACGAAGGGCAAGGAGTCCTCCTTCATCCGCGAGCACGCCGTGGAGTCGCTGAACTTCCAGATCACGTGCTTCATCGCGGCCGCCATCGCGGTGGCCACGTCTTGCATCGGCATCGGCCTGTTGCTGCTGCCCGTGGTCGGCATCCTGGCGCTGGTGTTCCCCATCATCGGCGGGCTGAAGGCGAATGAGGGTCAGGCGTACAAGTACCCGTTCGCTCTCCGGCTGGTGAAGTAGTCAGGCACCGGCTCCTTCCTGGAGCCAGGTTCCAACGCGGGCGGGTCATGCGCGAAGGCGCGGACCCGCCCGTCGTGTTTCCAGCGGGTGACTCAGCCGCCGATGCCCATCATGGACAGCAGCGTGGCGCCGTTGCCCGGCTCCGTGAAGCGGTGTCCCTCCGGCTTGTCACCCAGCGCCGCGCGGATGGCGCGCGCGAGCTCCACGTCGGTGGCACCGCCCCGGATGAGCTGATGCAGCGGCGCCTGCGCGCGGCCTCCCAGGCAGCTCCTCAAGTCGCCGTTGGACGCCACCCGCACGCGGTTGCACCCGCCGCAGAAGTTCTGGGTGAGGGGGGAGATGAAGCCCACCCGGCCGCCCGGAGCACGCAGGTAGCGCGCGGGGCCGGAGGTGATGGAGTCCGCGGCGAGGCCCGGGTCCTCGGGCTCGGGGGAGAGCGTCAGGCCCGTGGCCTGAAGCTGTTCGACGAGCTCCGCGGTGGGCACGGGGACCCCCTGGCCGAAGGGCATCAGCTCGATGAAGCGGGGCGTGATGCCGCGTGCGTGGGCGTAGTCCACCAGGGCGCGGGCCTCGCCGTCGTTCACCCCTCGCATCACCACGACGTTGAGCTTGAGCGTGCCGTAGCCCGCCTGGGCGGCACGGTCGATGCCTCTGAGCACCTCGTCGAAGTCCCCCTGCTTGGAGATGCGGCGGAAGGTCTCCGCGGACAGCGTGTCCAGGCTGAGGTTGAGCTGGTCGACGCCCGCTTCGCGCAGGGGGACGGCGAGCGACTCCAGGTGGCTCGCGTTGGTGGTGATGGCCAGGTGGCGCACGCCC
Encoded here:
- the moaA gene encoding GTP 3',8-cyclase MoaA yields the protein MTPVPATDPLAPPLLDAQGRRMTYLRLSITDRCNFRCTYCSPASWGGKKDLLSPEELARIASLFAAMGIRRVRLTGGEPLIRPDILDIARRLSSIPGVRHLAITTNASHLESLAVPLREAGVDQLNLSLDTLSAETFRRISKQGDFDEVLRGIDRAAQAGYGTLKLNVVVMRGVNDGEARALVDYAHARGITPRFIELMPFGQGVPVPTAELVEQLQATGLTLSPEPEDPGLAADSITSGPARYLRAPGGRVGFISPLTQNFCGGCNRVRVASNGDLRSCLGGRAQAPLHQLIRGGATDVELARAIRAALGDKPEGHRFTEPGNGATLLSMMGIGG